A single region of the Saprospiraceae bacterium genome encodes:
- a CDS encoding peptidoglycan DD-metalloendopeptidase family protein codes for MGRQLIIILLFIPLLVFGQNRKALEEQRKQLIEEIEQTASMLAKTKENKEAALDRYFALQGQIKKRQQLINTLKEELILTEASILRVDEVTAFLNNDIDRLKEEYSQMIKVAYRHRKAQSFLVFLFSARNFNDAFRRWQYIRQYDRYRKRQANVIIATQKSLMDKAALLVVRKTEKQKLLASSLKQSSLLSKELEEKNTILNSLKENENQLAKALKQQQGEHQALNDAIEHIILGEMERKRKEARSSDALTKNQETKATLAPEVAAGGLVTDFKQNKGRLPWPVQEGIIIKNFGTQPHPTLKGIQVSNNGIDIETEKDAAVFAIFDGEVVGVQFIPGYKTTLILQHGEYYSVYSNLEDTFVKRGEQIKASQKIGKVSNEKPELHFEIWREKQRLNPVYWVNKSKRG; via the coding sequence ATGGGCAGGCAATTAATCATCATATTACTATTTATCCCACTATTGGTTTTCGGGCAAAACCGCAAGGCACTCGAAGAACAAAGAAAGCAACTTATAGAAGAGATTGAACAGACTGCTTCTATGTTGGCGAAGACCAAAGAAAATAAAGAAGCAGCCCTCGATCGTTATTTCGCGCTGCAAGGGCAAATCAAAAAGCGCCAGCAACTTATCAATACCCTTAAAGAAGAATTAATCCTTACAGAAGCAAGTATTCTGCGCGTAGATGAAGTGACCGCCTTCCTCAATAACGATATCGATCGCCTCAAAGAAGAATACAGTCAAATGATCAAAGTTGCCTACAGACACCGAAAAGCCCAAAGCTTTTTGGTATTTCTATTTTCTGCTAGGAACTTTAACGATGCCTTTAGACGTTGGCAATATATCCGTCAGTATGATCGCTATCGCAAAAGACAAGCTAATGTAATTATTGCTACCCAAAAAAGTTTAATGGATAAAGCCGCTTTACTTGTGGTGCGGAAAACGGAAAAACAAAAACTCTTAGCGTCTAGTCTCAAACAATCCTCCTTACTTAGCAAGGAACTCGAAGAAAAAAATACCATCCTTAATTCACTTAAGGAAAATGAAAATCAGCTAGCCAAAGCTTTAAAACAACAGCAGGGAGAACACCAGGCCTTAAATGATGCCATCGAGCATATTATCCTGGGAGAAATGGAGCGTAAACGCAAAGAAGCCAGAAGCAGTGATGCACTGACAAAAAACCAGGAAACAAAAGCGACTTTAGCACCAGAAGTTGCCGCCGGTGGATTGGTAACCGATTTTAAACAAAATAAAGGACGCCTCCCCTGGCCAGTGCAAGAAGGCATTATTATCAAAAATTTTGGCACCCAGCCTCACCCAACCTTAAAAGGCATTCAGGTAAGTAATAATGGCATAGATATTGAAACTGAAAAAGATGCCGCCGTTTTTGCCATCTTTGATGGAGAAGTCGTTGGCGTTCAATTTATACCGGGTTATAAAACAACCCTCATCCTACAACATGGTGAATATTATTCTGTTTATTCTAATTTAGAAGACACTTTTGTTAAAAGAGGAGAACAAATAAAAGCAAGCCAAAAAATAGGTAAAGTAAGTAACGAAAAACCCGAACTTCATTTTGAAATTTGGCGAGAAAAACAAAGACTTAATCCCGTATATTGGGTTAATAAAAGCAAACGAGGATAG
- a CDS encoding tetratricopeptide repeat protein: MSSWRKTPILGFFLFLAQAALFGQPVTEEEITIQKVFIEANGEKLLGNFDKAIALYEEVLKRDKNNHAASFELARIYSATSKETEAIKALKKATTLAPTNIWYLQFLAEVYEKTGQFDEAAQLYEGLVKNDPNNDAYYFRWAFFLVKANNIDKAIKAYDALEKQKGINEETIRRKHALYLGSGDEKKAGKELEKLVNAFPEQLGYRFLLANFYDQIDDKKNAESTYNDILKLDPENAKAKLALSGGNNRSNSDSQYIASLKSIFEQEDVNIDLKLTKIFPLINKVASEGDVALADEVITLTNILETVHPGNAKSFAVAGDLYYHSGRPNEALPKYMKTLQLDESVFAVWENVLYIHFENQSYKALQKVSEQVMDIFPNKAIVYYMNGVALSHLNELNDAIDALDQALLMSGQDGKLKFDILNQMGVTYNLLGQTTASDDAFTQALELNAQSAMTYLRYAQAVATRPGQVEKAKSLAEKGLEMAPKMAIVQAEYGRVFYLLGDYTTARKWMDKALSSGGAAEATMLEYYGDLLFQTGDTEQAIIYWNKSLGKGNLSPSLEKKITARKLFE; encoded by the coding sequence ATGAGTAGTTGGAGAAAAACCCCTATCCTTGGATTCTTTCTTTTCTTGGCACAGGCGGCCCTGTTCGGACAACCTGTCACGGAAGAAGAAATAACCATTCAAAAAGTTTTCATTGAAGCCAATGGGGAAAAGCTATTAGGCAACTTTGATAAGGCCATTGCGCTTTATGAGGAGGTGCTAAAGAGAGATAAGAATAACCATGCCGCATCCTTTGAATTAGCACGCATCTATAGCGCTACTTCAAAGGAAACCGAAGCAATTAAGGCTTTAAAAAAGGCCACCACTCTTGCCCCTACCAATATTTGGTACCTGCAGTTCTTAGCCGAAGTCTATGAAAAAACCGGACAGTTTGACGAAGCTGCCCAGCTTTATGAGGGGCTGGTCAAAAATGATCCAAATAACGATGCCTATTACTTCCGTTGGGCTTTTTTCCTCGTAAAAGCAAACAATATTGATAAGGCAATCAAAGCCTATGATGCCTTGGAAAAACAAAAAGGAATTAACGAAGAAACCATTCGTCGCAAACATGCACTTTACCTCGGAAGTGGCGATGAAAAAAAAGCTGGAAAAGAATTGGAGAAATTAGTCAATGCCTTTCCCGAACAACTGGGCTATCGATTCCTTCTCGCCAATTTTTATGATCAAATAGATGATAAAAAAAATGCAGAAAGCACCTATAATGACATCTTGAAATTAGATCCAGAAAATGCTAAAGCAAAATTGGCCCTGTCTGGTGGCAATAACAGATCAAATAGCGATAGCCAGTACATCGCTTCTCTGAAAAGTATCTTTGAGCAGGAAGATGTCAACATTGACCTGAAATTGACAAAAATTTTTCCGCTAATTAATAAAGTAGCCAGCGAAGGAGATGTTGCACTGGCAGACGAAGTGATTACTTTGACAAATATCCTTGAAACTGTTCATCCAGGTAATGCCAAGAGTTTTGCCGTTGCCGGCGACCTTTATTATCACTCCGGACGCCCCAATGAGGCCCTCCCAAAATACATGAAAACCCTCCAACTAGATGAATCGGTTTTCGCCGTTTGGGAAAATGTACTGTATATCCACTTCGAAAACCAAAGCTATAAAGCGCTCCAAAAAGTAAGTGAACAAGTGATGGACATTTTCCCAAATAAAGCCATCGTCTATTATATGAATGGCGTCGCCCTATCTCACCTGAATGAATTGAATGATGCCATAGATGCACTGGACCAAGCCTTGTTAATGTCGGGGCAAGACGGCAAACTCAAGTTTGATATCCTCAACCAAATGGGAGTGACTTACAACCTCCTTGGCCAGACTACCGCCTCCGATGATGCCTTCACCCAAGCCCTTGAACTCAATGCCCAATCTGCCATGACTTATTTGCGCTATGCACAGGCAGTGGCTACCCGGCCCGGCCAAGTGGAAAAGGCTAAATCGCTAGCCGAAAAAGGCCTGGAAATGGCCCCCAAAATGGCTATCGTTCAAGCGGAATACGGGCGGGTTTTTTATCTCCTAGGCGACTACACCACCGCACGTAAATGGATGGATAAAGCCTTGTCGAGTGGAGGTGCAGCGGAAGCTACTATGCTGGAATATTATGGTGATTTACTCTTCCAAACAGGAGATACCGAACAGGCCATTATTTACTGGAATAAGTCCTTGGGAAAAGGCAACCTTTCTCCTTCCTTGGAGAAAAAAATTACAGCGCGGAAATTATTCGAGTAA
- a CDS encoding DUF4292 domain-containing protein, whose product MKKLQCNPNTLFLLLLFVGIVHLLPACKTSKIGVNKRLDEVGAAFLREQLIRSQVKAEWLTAKVKLGFEGLGQKVSATATIKLRKDSVIWMNIKKLGFEVARVQLSRDSVYVIDRLNNQYFVKDLDYLEKQYNLPADFNTIQAILLGNPIFYVNRNMKVEHSNLEHHLYAEEMSKANHFWLTLSDYRLTKMSFTDHATKRNLVLSLQNYSETSDRQNFSYLRNIDLNSRETGEVSMEIVFSKVTLNEPEIFRFEIPTRYTRVD is encoded by the coding sequence ATGAAAAAGCTACAGTGTAACCCCAATACCCTATTCCTTTTGCTGCTTTTTGTCGGGATAGTACACTTACTCCCCGCTTGTAAAACCAGCAAAATAGGCGTAAACAAACGCCTTGATGAAGTGGGCGCAGCCTTCCTTCGTGAGCAATTAATTCGCTCACAAGTGAAAGCAGAATGGCTTACAGCAAAAGTCAAACTTGGCTTCGAAGGACTAGGACAAAAAGTATCCGCTACAGCTACCATTAAATTGCGAAAAGATAGCGTTATCTGGATGAATATCAAGAAGTTAGGCTTTGAAGTAGCTAGGGTTCAGTTAAGTCGCGATTCGGTGTACGTAATTGATCGACTGAATAACCAATACTTTGTTAAAGACCTTGACTACCTCGAAAAACAATATAACTTGCCCGCCGATTTTAATACCATACAAGCTATCTTGTTGGGCAATCCTATTTTCTATGTCAACCGAAACATGAAAGTTGAACATTCCAACCTGGAACACCACTTGTATGCAGAAGAAATGAGCAAAGCCAACCATTTTTGGCTCACCCTTTCAGATTATCGGCTGACCAAAATGAGTTTTACAGACCATGCCACCAAACGGAACCTTGTTCTATCTCTTCAAAATTATTCGGAAACATCAGATCGTCAGAATTTTTCGTATCTTCGTAATATAGATCTAAATAGCCGAGAAACGGGAGAAGTAAGCATGGAAATTGTTTTTTCAAAGGTAACTTTAAATGAACCAGAAATTTTCAGGTTTGAAATCCCCACACGATACACGCGAGTAGACTAA
- the pyk gene encoding pyruvate kinase: MKVVDWQNTKIVATVGPACSAYENLLELVKAGVDIFRLNFSHGAHEEHLEVINRISYINEKYNLHIGIMADLQGPKLRVGKIENNALEIVEGDILTFVNEKCIGNMEKIYMSYPQFAQDVKIGERVLVDDGKLVFEVVETNNVNQVRLKVLFGGTLSSNKGVNLPNTKISLPCITEKDEKDLEFILTQPVHWIALSFVRSPKDIKDLESRIAAKNHGAKIIAKIEKPEAVEKIDKIINASNAIMVARGDLGIEVPMERLPGIQKDIVKKCIQKARPVIVATQMMDSMVTNPSPSRAEITDVANAVLDGADAVMLSAETSVGKHPVKVVEAMNKIIDETEKHYSFAGLRPIPSENSRTFLSDAVCFNAARLSEDIKAKAIVGMTSSGYTAFKVSSYRPKSEIYIFSDKMHMLSTLNLVWGVKCFYYDRFTTTDESISDVTDILKHAGKLLPGDVVVNTASMPIHKRHRTNTIKVTVVEKDPKD; encoded by the coding sequence ATGAAAGTTGTAGATTGGCAAAATACTAAAATCGTAGCGACCGTTGGCCCAGCATGTAGTGCTTATGAAAACCTACTGGAGTTGGTTAAGGCAGGTGTTGATATTTTTCGACTTAATTTTTCTCACGGTGCGCATGAGGAACACCTTGAAGTCATCAACCGAATTTCCTATATAAATGAGAAATACAATCTGCACATTGGCATTATGGCAGATTTACAAGGCCCAAAACTTCGCGTTGGGAAAATTGAAAACAATGCGCTCGAAATAGTAGAAGGTGATATCCTCACTTTTGTCAATGAGAAATGTATTGGCAATATGGAGAAAATTTACATGAGCTATCCGCAGTTTGCCCAGGATGTGAAAATCGGAGAACGCGTATTGGTCGATGATGGCAAATTGGTTTTCGAAGTGGTCGAAACAAATAACGTAAACCAAGTGCGGCTAAAGGTCCTTTTTGGTGGAACCCTTTCTTCTAATAAAGGCGTGAACCTCCCTAATACTAAAATTTCACTCCCCTGCATTACTGAAAAAGACGAAAAAGACCTCGAATTTATTCTAACCCAACCCGTTCATTGGATTGCCCTTTCCTTCGTTCGTTCGCCTAAAGATATCAAAGACCTAGAAAGCCGAATTGCCGCCAAAAACCATGGGGCTAAAATCATCGCTAAGATCGAAAAACCTGAAGCAGTAGAAAAAATCGATAAAATCATCAATGCTTCTAATGCCATTATGGTTGCCAGAGGTGACCTGGGAATAGAAGTGCCTATGGAGCGATTGCCCGGTATACAAAAAGATATCGTCAAAAAATGTATTCAAAAGGCTCGGCCAGTTATCGTCGCTACCCAAATGATGGATAGCATGGTGACCAACCCAAGTCCTTCCAGGGCCGAAATTACCGACGTAGCTAATGCCGTACTCGATGGCGCAGATGCCGTAATGCTTAGCGCGGAAACTTCTGTTGGTAAACATCCCGTAAAAGTGGTTGAAGCAATGAATAAAATCATTGACGAAACAGAAAAACACTACTCTTTTGCAGGACTCCGACCTATTCCTTCCGAAAATTCGCGAACCTTCCTATCCGATGCTGTCTGCTTTAATGCAGCTAGGCTTTCCGAAGATATTAAGGCTAAAGCAATTGTAGGTATGACCAGTTCGGGATATACCGCCTTCAAAGTGTCTAGCTACAGACCCAAATCGGAAATTTATATCTTCTCTGATAAAATGCATATGCTTTCTACCCTCAACCTGGTTTGGGGCGTAAAATGCTTTTATTACGACCGGTTTACAACCACGGATGAATCCATCAGTGATGTAACGGATATCCTCAAGCATGCCGGAAAGTTGCTTCCTGGTGATGTAGTAGTCAACACCGCTAGTATGCCTATTCACAAACGCCATCGTACCAATACTATCAAAGTTACTGTTGTTGAAAAGGATCCAAAGGACTAA